The nucleotide sequence GATATTTTTGAGAGAATGTTTTACAAAAAAAATGTGGATGGAATGGAAAACAGAATTAGCGAAATCGAATTTTCGTCATATCAACCCTTAGGCAAAGAAATATTATTGAAAATATCAGATCAAGGAAGGGAATTGATTCTTCCAGGTAGTTTCAGAATGAGTCTGAGCCCTGTAGCATTTTATATTTTCTATGCGTTACTAACCACAGACCATTTTTTAACTTATCGAGACATAATAGGGAAAATTAGAACATGGAGTGAGTTGGAAGTTAAAGAGGATAATATACGTCAAATAATTAGTCGATTCTCCAGGAACATTCCAACGTGGAATGAATACTTTCATTCTGCGAGTGTAATGAACCCCGAAACTAATAGACAGGTAGCTGCAAATAAGTTAGCTGAAAGTGTTAAAACCTGTATCTTATGCAGAGGGGATGAGGTTCTGCCAGGGGAGTATTAATGGTGAAATGGGAAGTGAATGGGCATACCTTGTGCTTCTTTTTGCACTTCTTATTGAATAGGTTAGTAGCTGAATAATGGTATTAATAGTTCCAGCATTTATTAAATTGTATGTAGGTGGTGACATTTATTGGATAAAGTGGAATTGCTGAATTTAGTGCCTAAGTTTTTAACATTTTACCTTCTGGCAACTAAACCTGATATTGATGAAGAACAAAGATGGGCTCTTTGGAAGGAGAATTATAATTTTGCAGCGGTTCCTCCTGGAGACGATGGAAAAAAGATGGCCAGAAATCTGCTGGATACCGCTTGGGAAAGGTATGCTGATCATTTATCATTTATTGAGGATTGGACTCCCAATGAGGAGAAAGTTAGAAATTACCTGACAAAAGTTAAAGCATTGCTTGGTTATGATGAGCAGATTGATTTAGTCGTCGTTTATTTCGTTGGGGGATTTGAAAATAACCCTTTTGTTGCTCCTTTTGATCAGAAACGTATGGCACTTTGTCTGCCAATTGAGAACGGGGATTCAGATATCTTTCTTTCACATGAACTGACACATATAGTCCATACACAAACGGCGAACCTGACAGGTGAGTGGGAACGAACAATTGCATCTACTATTTTGCAGGAAGGGTTAGCAACCCAGGTAAGCAAATCTTTAGTTCCAGGGCATCCAGATGAACAATATATTGAGCGTGAAAAAGGTTGGCTTCAATCTTGTAAAGAAAACCGAACGGAAATCCTAAACGGGATTTTTCCTTTTTTAGAAGATGCGTCTTCAAAAGCGGTAACAATGTTCACGTTTGGGAATGGAACCACCAATCATGAAAGAGAAGCATACTACGTTGGTTGGGAAGTGGTTCATTTCCTTTTGGGTCAAGGAGTAACTTTTAAGGAGATGGCTAGTGTCCAAGAAAGGGATATTCCGAAATACTTGCGAAACATCTATCCAATGCTGTTGAGCTAGATTGGAAGCACGAGGGACCTGGCCTGTTCTTAATCATTTCATTAAATATTTATTGGAGTAAACTGATTAATCAATGTACTGCTGAGTAAATTGATTAATAACATTCTGGATTTCACTCATTTTTTATGGGAGATATGGAACAAGTGGACCTTATTTTGATCCTTACGCTTTTCTGCTAAACAGGAGTCCCTTTCTTATCAAAGGTTAAAGTTTTCTTTGCAGGGAGACAATAAAAGAAAGACACCTCGCATCCAGAATATATCATCAGGAAGAGGTGTCTTTTTTTTAGTAACCCAAAAAGCTATTCAGGAGACTAAGCGAAAATAACTTTAGTGATCAAAAATAAAACTGATGGTGCCATTAGGCAGCCCAAGCCTGTATAAAAGGTGGCAGTTACAGCTCCATATGGAACCAGTTTTGGATCTGTAGCGGCCAGACCACCGGCCACTCCGCTAGTTGTTCCCATGATTCCGCCGTAAACCATGGCGGTACGAGGGTTGTTCAAACCAATATATTTCGCGATAAAAGGAGTACCAATCATCGTCAAAATGGATTTAACAAGTCCGGCTGCAATACTAAGTGTGATTACTTCAGAGCTTGCACCTAATGCAGTTCCTGTTACAGGGCCAACTATGTACGTTGCTGTCCCGGCCCCAATGGTCGTTAGGCTAACTGCGTCTCGATATCCAAACGCAAGGGCTACTATTACTCCTACAACAAAGGAGAGAACGACTCCAACAAACAGGGATAATACTCCGTTGAAGCCTGCCTTTTTGATTTCGCTGAAGTTTGCTCCAAAGGCTGTTGCAACAATGGCGAAGTCACGGAGCATCCCGCCGCCCATGAGCCCAATTCCTGTGAACATGCTCAGGTCTGCGAGCCCTTTTTCTCCTCCTGAAACAATTCCGCCTACATAAGCGAGCAATAGGCCAAGGGCAATAGCAATTGCCGAACCATGTATACGGCCTTTCGTCAATTTATCAGAGAGAAAATAAGAGATATACATTGTTAAACCTACAATCGCAAATGCAAGAATCAAGCCATTTTTCGCAAATAGATTACCTGCTATTTCCAACACTCTGATCACCCCCTATAATGCTGCCTTCAATACTCTCATTTACAGAACCGCCTTTGCTTAAAAGGGGAACAACTGCCCAACTGATCACAACAGCTGCAACACCTGCGATAATGGCAAGTATTCCGCCATCGAGAGCCCCAGCCACATTCTGCTGGGCGGACATAGCAATGACTATCGGAATGTACATGCCGCTCCAAAATGCAACGCCCTCCTGGGTTTGCTTGTTTAATTTGTCTTTCTTTTTTAGATACTCAACCAGGAGAATAAGAAACAGCATGGCAAAGCCAACACCGCCGACATTGGAGTCTATCCCAAGGATCAGACCTAGAAGATCTCCGAAAAATACTCCTGATAAAAAGCAGATGGCAAGCAAAGCGACTCCAAAAATGACCATAACATATCCCCTTTTCAATTTTTTAACCAGAGACTAAGGAAACAGACAGAAAAAACCTGGGGTCTAGACTAAGATGGAGTGTTAACTAATAAGAAAGCGCTTGCAAAAACTGGAATCTACAGTCGACTGTATTCTTAGAACTCATAATAAATCGCCTGAAAAGCAAAGTCAAATAGTTTTTTAAATTTTCTTAAAATATTGAATTGTTGAAAATGAGACGCTATAATTAAAATCGACAGTCGACCAAATTTTTTTAAAGAAGGAGACAGTGTCATGAATTCATCAAAAATTAATCAGAACGCCTTATCAAATCACATCGCTGAACATATTACAGAGCAAATCATAAAAGGAGAGCTGGGACCTGGAGAAAAACTGGTAGAACATATTTATGCAGAAGAATATGGAACTAGCAGGGCTCCTGTAAGGGAGGCAATCTACCTTTTATCAATTGAGGGGCTTGTGGAAAGGATTCCACGAAAAGGGGCAGTAGTCAAGGAATACACCGAGAATGAGATTTATGATCTCCTTGAAGTCCGCAATATGCTTGAATCAATGGCAATCGAACGGATCAGGAGAAACGGGATAGAAGAAGAAGGCATTCAAAAAATGTCTGCACTTCTCGAACAAATGAAAACCAGCACAGAAATCCATCAGTACACTCATTTGAATCACACTTTCCATATGACACTTGTGGAAATGAGCAAAAGTGAAACGATTAAAACAATGTATACCCGATTGGGCTGGCCGCTCCTAAGAATCCAGAGTATCTCATTCACAAATCAAGGAAACATCGAAAAATCAATAAGAGAGCACGAAATGTTGGTCGAACTGTTGCATGACGAAAAAATTTCCGATGCCGCAGACCTTCTGGCTCGCCATAACCAGGATGTTATTATCAGCATGCAGAAAAAACTAGGTAAATAGGCTAATGGGGTGAGAAATATGAAAATAGCATACTTATTTCCCGGCCAAGGTTCGCAAAAGCCGTGGATGCTGCATACACTTCCGAAACACCCCGCGGTTCAACAGGTGTTGAATGAAGCAAGGGAAATCCTGGACGGAGAAATCGATTGCCTGGATTCAAAGGAATCCCTTGAATCGACTGTAGCTGTTCAGCTTTCTCTTCTTATCGCCTCGGTTGCTGTTGCAAGAGCATTTGAATCCGAGGGTGTCAGACCTGATATAGTGGCCGGCCATTCTGTTGGCGCGTTTAGTGCCGCTGTCACCAGCAAGACCATTGAATTTGCAGATGCGCTCAAACTAGTCAGGCTAAGAGGCCGGTTAATGGAGCAGGCTTTTCCATCCGGTTACGGAATGGGAGTAGTGACAGGAACTGATGCGCGAACTGTAAAAGAGATTACAGCTTCTTGTTTTACTGAAAAGGATCCTGTTTATGCTGCGAATATTAATGCTTCAGATCAAATAACCGTTTCCGGTTCGCTGGAGGGAATAAACAGGGTCATTGATCAGGCAAGGAAAAAAGGCGCCAGAACAGCTGAACTGCTTAATGTCAGCATTCCATCACATTGTCCCATTCTCGAAACTGTTTCGCATGCCCTGGAAGAAGAACTTTCAGGAATTCATATGCATTCCCCGGAGGTTCCCTATGCATGCAACCGGACGGCCAGGCTTCTAAGATCTGCTGAACAAATAAGGGACGATCTGGCATTCAATGTATCTCATCCAGTGAAATGGCATGATATTTCCACCATCCTTTGCGAATTTGGAACACGGCTATTTATTGAAATGCCTCCAGGGAATGTTCTTACAACTTTAGCAAAAAGAGCATTGCCTGGTGCACGTTCAGTTTCAGTTGAAGAAAATGGATTTAAAAATTGTTTGTTTTTAGGTAAACGTTACACTTCCATACAGTCTTAGATTTATTAATCGAAAAATGAAAGGGGTTGCAACAATGCAGGCTATTAAACAACGTTCATGGAAAACTCGATTAGAAGCGAAAGAAAAAAGGATCGAAAACTTGAAAAATATTACATCCAGCCGAATCATTCCGACAGACAAAATCGTCGAGGCTCTGGAACAATTAATCATGCCTGGTGACCGAGTCGTCCTGGAGGGAAACAATCAAAAGCAGGCTTCCTTCCTATCAACTGCCCTTGCCATGGTAAGTCCTCAAAAAGTGCACGATTTACATATGATTATGTCGAGTATCTCCCGGCCGGAGCATTTGGATTTGTTTGAGTCGGGTATTGCAAAAAAAGTGGATTTTTCATATGCAGGCCCCCAGAGCCTTAGAATTGCCCAGATGCTTGAAGATGGAAAACTTACCATGGGAGAAATTCATACGTACGTTGAGCTGTATGGGAGGCTGTTTGTCGACTTGATTCCCTCGGTTGCATTGGTTGCGGCGGATAAGGCTGACGCATCGGGGAATTTATACACCGGTCCGAATACTGAGGAAACTCCGACACTCGTGGAAGCAACAGCCTTCCGTGATGGGATCGTCATTGCCCAGGTCAATGAACTGGTTGATGAACTGCCACGTGTCGATATACCTGGTTCCTGGGTCGACTTTGTCGTCGTAGCCGACAAGCCGTACCAGCTTGAGCCACTTTTCACCAGGGACCCGAGACATATTTCGGATATTCAAATACTCCAGGCAATGATGGTGATCCGCGGTATTTATGAAAAGCATCAAGTGCAATCGCTTAATCACGGAATTGGCTATAATACGGCTGCAATTGAACTTCTTTTACCGACGTATGGTGAATCCCTTGGACTAAAGGGTAAAATCTGCAAACACTGGACATTAAATCCCCATCCAACGCTAATCCCTGCGATTGAGAGCGGGTGGGTAGAGAGCGTACATTGCTTTGGCGGGGAAGTCGGAATGGAAAAGTATGTTGCGGCAAGGAGAGATGTGTTTTTCACAGGACATGACGGAAGCTTGCGTTCAAATCGGACTTTATGCCAGTTAGCCGGACAATATGCCGTCGATCTGTTTGTCGGCTCCAGTCTGCAAATAGATGGTGCGGGAAATTCTTCGACCGTAACGAGCGGTAGGCTTGCAGGCTTCGGAGGCGCGCCAAATATGGGACATGATCCAGGCGGAAGACGCCATTCCTCCCAAGCGTGGCTCGACATGATGACGAGCGATGATCCACTGGCACGAGGGAGAAAACTGGTTGTCCAGGTAGTTGAGACATTCCAGAACGGCAACAAACCAGTGTTTGTTGAGTCATTGGACGCTGTGAATGTGAAGAAAGACGCAGCACTGGCAACTGCACCTGTGATGATTTATGGAGAAGATGTCACTCATATTGTCACAGAGGAAGGAATTGCCTACTTATATAAAGCAAGCAGTATGGAGGAGCGACGCCAGGCAATTGCGGCAATTGCGGGTGTCACCCCGATTGGCCTTGAACATAATCCTAAAAAAACAGACAAGTTAAGAAGAGAAGGATTGGTTGCCCTGCCTGAAGATCTGGGAATCAGAAGAACGGATGCAACGCGATCCTTGCTTGCCGCAAAAAATGTTGAAGAGCTTGTGGAATGGTCGGAGGGATTGTATGAGCCACCTGCTAAATTCAGAAGCTGGTAAGAGAGACTCAGGAATGTTTTTGGAGAAACAGGAATTCAGTCTGCATCTTGCAAACTTGGCTGTCAAATCGCTTATAGAAGAAGCTGAGCTAACTCCTAAACCAGGACTTGTCGATAAAGATAATTCCGGCTCACATTCTGATATGACATTTAAAACGATGATTCAATCAGCAGAAGCCTTGGAGCCAACCTTCAGGGGGATTGCAGAGGCAAGCTTTAAACATGATCTCTCACAGGAACTTCGGGAAGAAATTGCTGCAATCGGACGTCGGGGAGAATTTGAAATGTTAGAGGCTACAGGAGGCATCAACACGCATAAAGGGGCAATATGGGCACTTGGCCTGCTTGTCTCGAGTATAGCAATGAATCCTGACGGTTCTTCGCTCAACAAGATCGCTTTCACTGCGGGAGAGCTTGCCCGCTTTTCAGACAGGAATCTGACTGAACAGATGACAAATGGGAAGCGCGCGAAGGATAGATACGGGGTAAATGGTGCAAAGGGTGAGGCCCAGCAGGGTTTTCCTCATTTAATCAAAGTCGCATTGCCCGAGCTGTTTACCTCGAGAAACAGAGGTATCGAGGAGAATCATTGCAGGATAAACGCTCTGGTCGCACTGATGGCGAGTGTTGATGATACGTGCATTTTACATCGCGGAGGCGCTGAGGCGCTGAGCTGTACTAAGAGTCTTGCCGCGGAAATCCTGGCTTCTGGCGGCGTATCGACTAAGCAAGGGTGGAAGCTTTTAGGAAGGCTTGACCAATCCATGCGCAAGTACAATGCTTCCCCGGGCGGTAGTGCAGACTTGCTTGCTGCAGCACTATTCCTTGATTTTTTTCAACAAAGCAGGACTCAAATGACTCAAAAGCAGCAACTGCTTTTAAATTATTAAACGGAGGACTGGCACATGGAAAAATTAAATTTTAAATATCCTGCATCAAAATTCCTTCAGACTCAGGCACATATTGGTGTCGTCGGTTCAGGTGATCTTGAAATCGTTATAGATCCATCTGATCGCGGGTTTGCTGAGGTGACTGTAAGGACAGGGACTACAGGTTTTAACGAAACATGGAAGAGGGTCCTGGAGAGGTTTTTTGCCCAGAATGACGTTTCGGCAAGCATCTTGATCAACGATTTCGGTGCAACTCCTGGGGTCGTCTCATTGAGATTGGCACAAGCTTTGGAGGTGGCTCATGATGCTGGATACATTAAAAAATAGCTTCACTGAATGTGGAGGTCGTGAACGGGCCCGTCTGTTATTGACTCCCAATACTTTTAGAGAACTGCTTGATCCATTTTCCGGAATTGAGTCTCCCCACCTGGAACCCCAGGGCATTGTACCGCAAAGTGATGATGGCGTTATCATTGCCCGTGGAGAATTGAACAATCATTCTTTGCTTGTAATTTCAATAGAAGGGAAATTTCAGGGCGGTGGAATTGGTGAAGTCTCAGGGGCTAAGATTGCAGGAGCACTTGAGCTTGCATTGGAGGAAAATAAATCGGGGAATAGCTTATATCCAGTATTAATATTTGACACTGGCGGAGTCAGGCTTCAGGAAGCAAACTATGGATTACTGTCTATAGCTGAAATTGGTGCGGCTATTGTTGCACTAAGGGAATATGTTCCTGTGATTGGAATCATTCCCGGAAAAATCGGAGCCTTTGGCGGCATGTCAATAACAGCTGGATTGTGCAGCAAGATCATCATGACCCGTGAAGCTCGATTAGGATTAAATGGGCCGGAAGTAATCGAGCAGGAAGCAGGAATAGAGGAATTTGACTCGATGGACCGCCAGCTGATCTGGAATACTATAGGCGGCAAGCAGAGGGAAGCAGCCGGTTTTGCTGATTACCTTGTTGAGGATGATATCAAGAGCATCCAGCAATCTATCATCCAAGCTATCTCACTGGGCAAGGATGATACACCAAAAAGTGCACAGGTTGATCGATATCTCTCCTTCTTAGAAGCTGTTAATACCACTGAAACTTTAACACCTGAAAATGCACGACAGCTTTGGAATCAGTCAGAAGGGGCGATTCAGAAGTTAAAGGTTCCTTGCTATGATGAAAGTCCAGTCCATGGACAATTATCAAGAGGACATAAATGGTTTAAGCAGTTAACTGCAGGTGCTGAGAACATCGGGGAAATACCATCAGTGCTTTGTGCTGATTCGGTTATCGGAAATCGGGCTGCGCGCTTCCTGGCAATAGTACCCGATGAAACGAGCCGCTTTCCAAGAGCAAGGTCTGGTGAATTTGGTATTGAACAAGGATGGATGCTTGCAAAGCATATACGTGAAGTGATCGAAGAAGATCGGTTTAAAGAGAAGAGGGCAATAATCGCTGTTGTCGATGTGCCAAGCCAGGCATATGGATACAGAGAAGAACTGTTAGGAATCCACCAGGCATGTGCAGCAGCCGTCGATGCTTATGCAACAGCAAGATTAGCAGGGCATCCCGTCATTGCATTCATTCCTGGAAAGGCAATATCAGGCGCTTTTCTATCACATGGATTGCAGGCAAACAGGCTGATTGCTCTAGATGACGAGGGTGTCAATGTTCATGTGATGTCAAAGCAATCAGCAGCCCGGATCACGATGCGAACGATTGAGGAGCTTGAAGAAGCAACAAAAAAGGTACCTGCGATGGCTTATGACATACGTTCCTTTGAAAAACTCGGTGCTCTTCATAGTCTGCTGGATGGAGTAAATGCCGATGAACCAGCAGAAGAAGACATTTTAAGGGTTTTCAGTAAGTTAACAGAAGCTATTGAGGACATAGAAAACAAACAGAGAGATTTAAGCAGCAGACTTACTTCTGCTTTTGCCAGACAAGGCGGAAGGGAAGCCTCCATATTGGTGAGAGAGAAGCTGGCTGAGCAATGGAACTAGAAACACATGACTTGCTGGAGATCGATAAAAAGGATTTAATAAGCCATACAGAGATTCCGGAATGGGCGGTCCATTCACTTGAAAATACTCCATTTGTCGTGGTTCGCCGTGTCCATGCACCAGAGGGACAGGTAGCCGTTGGGATAAGAGGGAGAAATAGAAATCAAAGATTTGGCGCATTCCTTGAAGAAAGAAAAGTGATTCGGCAAATTAAACCAGAACAACTCACATCAAAGAAAATGTGGGAGGATAAGCAGGCTGATGTTTTCTCAGCTCTAGACATGGCAGCATCTATTTTTCGAAATTACGAGATCTCCTGGGGACCGGGGGGCAGCGTTGGATTCGAGCTTGCCAGCGGTGTGGTAACAGTCACATCCGAAAGTGACTTAGACCTTATAATCCGGGCACACCAACCACTTCCAATAGCAGATGCTGTCGCTATGGTTGAAAGGCTGGAAAGAAGTAATGTAAGAATCGATGTCCAAGTTGAAACACCAGCTGGCGGTTTTTCTTTAAAGGAGTATACTAGGGATTCAGGTTCCTTCCTTTTAAAAACAAAAATTGGACCGAAATTAACCAGAAATCCTTGGAATGAGGAAGTTAAAAAATTTTAATTTTATAGAAAAATTTACTTTAGAAGCGCAGGGGGAGTATATAACGTACCTTGCGCTTTTTTCTTTTCTAATAAAGAATGGAGAAATAATTTGCTGTAATAATGAAAGGTAAGCGATGTTCATGTCGAATTTTTACTAACGGTGAATGATTTAGTGCTTTCTTTTTTAATGATGAGTTTGGGAGAGTATAGGGGATACCTCCTGGTTTTTCTGCATATATATGTGTGATAAAAATATATGGTCATCTAATCCTTTGAAGGTGAGAAGATTTATGTATATACCCAAACATTTTAAAATCGATGATATGGAACAGATATATGAGTTTATTGAAAAGTATAGTTTTGTAACTCTATACTCGACACATATGGGAGAACCTTATGCAACTCATTTGCCGCTGATTCTAAAGAAAGATGAAAATGCTTTATATGGCCATTTTGCCAGGGCTAATGGGCAGTGGAAGGATATTGGGAATCAATTGGCTCTTGTGGTTTTCCAGGGTCCTCACTGTTATATTTCACCTTCTTGGTATGAAACAACTAATGCGGTGCCTACGTGGAATTATGTGTCCGTCCATGTATACGGGAAAGTGGACATAATTGAAGATGAAAAGGTACTATTTGATTCCTTGGATGAGATGGTCACTAAATATGAAAAGCCAGATAGTCCTTACAATTTGAAAAAGGTAGACACCGACTATATTGAAGGATTGAGTAAGGGCATTGTTGCGTTTAAAATAGCCATTACTAAAATTGAGGCAAAGGCTAAACTAAGTCAAAATCATTCACTGGAAAGGCAAGAGATAATTATTCAAAATCTAGAAAAAATTGCAGGTCAAGATCATTTAGAAGTAGCGACCCTAATGAAGAAAAATCGCTAAAAATCTGCTGAGTGGAAAATTAAAACAGACAGTAGCTATAAACTGTACCCTGTCTGTTTTTTTCAAAGCTTTCTAGAAAATGAAAAAATCACAAAATTGTACTTAAGGAATTAAATTTTAGCTAATTTATACAAATTATTACTTCTATCGACAGTAATTGTGTATAATTGGATTCAGCGGAAAATTTAATACATAAAGAATTTGGTGTCTTCTAAACGAGTTAGTAGTTTAGAGACTTAATAGGGAAGTTGGTGAAATTCCAACGCGGTCCCGCCACTGTAACTGGGAGCTTCAAGCTTGATGCCACTGTACTTTTTGTATGGGAAGGCGCTTGATAGCAATGACCAGAAGCCAGGAGACCTGCCTGATTCTTCGCGCCACAACCTACGAGGATAGGAGGTGTTTGGGAACGATTCTGGCTTTTTATAGGAAGAACCGGCACAAACATCTCCATGGGTAAAATGGAGGTGTTTTTTTAGTTTCATAGACATGTTTTTTGTTGTGCAAAGAATTTGAGTACAAACCTTAAAAAGATAATTCGGAGGAATGACAAATGAAGAAGTTGAATGCATTTTTATTTGCTTTATTGTTAACGATTGGTGCTTTGGCTGGTTGCGGCAGCAATGCTGACCAGTCAAACGCGGAGGAGACAAAGAAAACTGAGACGGCCCAGCAGGCAGAAGCGAAATTCCCTGTCACCATTAAGGATGGAACAGGGCAGGAAGTGACCATTGAATCGAAACCAGAAAAAATCGTTTCCCTGATTCCAAGCAATACGGAAATTGCCTACGGATTGGGTCTGGATGAACAGATTGTCGGAGTTTCTGAATTTGATAATTTCCCTGAAGAAGTGGCCGAGAAAGAGAAGATTGGCGGCATGGAGTTCAATCTCGAGAAAATCATTTCTTTAAAGCCTGATTTGGTTCTTGCCCATGCTTCTAGTGCGCATTCGTCTGAAGCTGGACTTCAGCAGCTTAAAGATACAGGAATTACTGTGCTTGTCGTTAATGACGCGACAACTTTCGATGAAGTATATGAATCAATCAGCATGATTGGTACAGCGTCAGGTCAAAAGGAAAAAGCCGATGTTATGATAGCGGACATGAAGAAAAAAATTGAAGAGATCAAAACAAAAGCACAGGAAATAAAAGAGGAAGACAGAAAATCAGTATTTGTTGAAGTATCGCCTGCGCCTGAAGTTTATGCAGCTGGCAAGAATACCTTCATTGACGAAATGCTGCAGATCATTAATGCGGAAAACACTGTTACAGAAGAGGGATGGCCTAAGCTGGATTCAGAGGCCATTATTAAAAGAAATCCTGAGGTAATTATCACGACGCACGGTTATTATACACCTGAGCCGGTGAAAAATGTAACAAGCCGTGAAGGCTGGGACAAGATTACGGCGGTCAAGGAAAACCGCGTAGTCGATGTTCATTCAGACAAGGTGACGCGAACTGGCCCGAGGCTGACAGAAGGAGTAGAAGAGCTTGCAAAAGCGGTTTACCCGGATGTTTTTAAATAATAAGGTGAACTCTCATAACTTGCAGACAAGCATTCAAAAACAGATTCATTCCAAGGTAGCCGCACAGGAAATGAGAAGAGTTCCTGCAGCTTGCTCAGACGATGCAGAACAAGTGGAAATAGGAGAAAGCCATCTCAAAATGACGGGAGATTTCGTTGTCCTGAATTCTCCTATTCCATTAAAAACGATGTCTTCGGGAGTTGTCGGAGCGGGAACCGGCTGGTACAGGACCTTCGTGAACCGGCATGTGGACAAGGGTTATGATTGCAGTGACCACCGGAAAGAAATGATCCATTATCTGAAGGGACAGGGATTCGAGCCTGGTGAAACGGTTGGGATGATGACTGCCGTGATGCTGGAGGATGTATGTTATAAGCAATATCAGGAAGAAGGGTTCTCAGTCTTTATTGTTGTTACGGCAGGTACCGGAAATGCGGTGGACGCCTCAAAAAGCAGCGAGTATTATTCAGATGACATGTCACCAGGAACCATTAATATATGGATTTTCATCAGCGGGGAACTGACCGAGGAAGCTTTCATCCAGAGTATTATGACGGCTACTGAAGCGAAGACAAAGACCCTGCATGATTTGGAAATCAGGGACCGCTTGTCAGGAACGGTGGCCACAGGTACTTCCACGGACAGCATTCTGATTGCATCCACCCACTGCGGGCAAAAGCTGGATTACGCCGGCACGATTACTCCTCTGGGGAGGATCATAGGCAAGGGAGTGCATGAATGTACAGCAGAAGCAATCAGGAACAGCAAGAAAAGGGTGAAGATATGATTCTGAACCATCTTATCGCCGTGACACTTGCTGTCATCCTTGATTGGTTTGTTGGTGATCCGCCAGACTGGCCGCATCCGGTGAAATGGATGGGAACACTAATCTTCAAGTTAGACAGGCGATTGAATAGAGGCAGCGGCAGAAAAGCTAAAGGAGTGGCAATGGCCGCTGCCGTCCTTCTGATTGTCGGAAGCATCGCCCTCCTGGTTACATCGTTATTTTACACCCTGCATCCATTAGCGGGAATCCTCATGGAAGCTGTGCTGATTTCCACTGCCATTGCCCAAAAAAGCCTGAAGGAAGCAGGGCTATCGGTCTATTATCCACTTTTAGAAAATGATTTGGAAGAGGCTAGGCATAAGCTCTCCTGGATTGTTGGCCGCGACACAGAGCGGCTTAAGGAACCGGAAATTGTCCGTGCTGCTGTCGAAACGGTAGCCGAAAACACGAGCGATGGCATTACCGCCCCGATTTTCTGGGCAGTGATTGGAGGAGCTCCGTTTGCGCTTTTGTATCGGGCAATCAATACCTGTGATTCGATGGTCGGTTATAAAAGTGAAAAGTATTTTGATTTTGGCTGGGCATCAGCGATACTAGATGATCTGGTAAATTGGGTGCCAAGCAGGATTACTTCATTTTGTATGATCACTGCGAATCGCCCGCTTTTTACCACAAGAATGGCCGCCTTGAAGATGGTCAGGCGCGATGCCAAAGAGCACCCGAGCCCAAACAGCGGATGGGGAGAGGCTGCTGT is from Mesobacillus boroniphilus and encodes:
- the cbiB gene encoding adenosylcobinamide-phosphate synthase CbiB; the encoded protein is MILNHLIAVTLAVILDWFVGDPPDWPHPVKWMGTLIFKLDRRLNRGSGRKAKGVAMAAAVLLIVGSIALLVTSLFYTLHPLAGILMEAVLISTAIAQKSLKEAGLSVYYPLLENDLEEARHKLSWIVGRDTERLKEPEIVRAAVETVAENTSDGITAPIFWAVIGGAPFALLYRAINTCDSMVGYKSEKYFDFGWASAILDDLVNWVPSRITSFCMITANRPLFTTRMAALKMVRRDAKEHPSPNSGWGEAAVAAILGVQLGGINYYKGVISERATMGEPLVTLEKNHIVAANKIVTSTVPLFLAVLWLGGILYEMAVSWCQSTLFI